TCGTCGTCGATGACGATGATGACGACGATGTGGACACGGGTGGCGACGACCTGACGGATGCCTTGGACACCCTTGGCGGAGACGCGGACGAGGAAGAAGAGGACGAGGCGCCCGAAGAAGAAGACTGACGCGACGCCCACCAACGGAGAGCCCATGCTGCACGATTTCCTGACCTTCTTCGAGACCATTCCGTCATCGTACCGGTCAATCGTGCTTGTGTCGGGAATCGTGCTGTTCTGGGCGCTCGAGGGTGTAATCCCGTTGTTTTCGTGGGCCTACAAGCGGTATCGGCACGCTGCGCTGAACCTTGTATTCACGCTCACCACGCTGGTGGTCAACCTGGGTCTCGCGTTTCTGATCGTCTGGGCGGCCGATTGGACAGGAGAACGCGGATTCGGAGTACTCTATCTGGTGGATTTGCCGCTCTGGGTCCATGTACTCGGTGGCGTGCTCCTGCTGGATTTGATCGGCGCATGGTTCATCCACTGGCTGGAACACCGGGTTCGGTGGATGTGGAAATTCCATCTCATCCATCATACCGATACGCACGTGGACGTCACTACGGCGCTGCGGCATCACCCGGGAGAATCGGTCTTCCGCGCGCTGTTCACCGTGATGGCCATCCTGGTGGCGGGCGTACCCATTGGCGTTGTGTTCCTGTATCAGACCCTCTCGGCGCTTTTTTCCCAGTTCAACCATGCGAACATCTCCCTTCCGGGTTGGCTGGAGCGGAGTTTGTCCTTCGTCTTTGTCACGCCGGACATGCACAAGGTGCACCATCACTGGGTTCAGCCCCAGACGGACACGAATTACGGCAACATCTTCTCCCTGTGGGACCGCTGGTTCGGTACCTATGACCCGATGCCGGCGACGGAGGTCCGCTTCGGTATCGATACCCACATGGATCCGGAGGAACACGATGACCTGGTCAACCTGATGGGCATTCCGTTCCAGACGTACCGGCCGCCGACAGGCGCCAAGTTTTCCGATCCCGGCCCGTCGCATCCAGGGCCGTCGGATTCCGGACCTGTGGCGCTCATTCTGCTGTTCCTGCTCCTGTCCGGTTGCGCGGGCTCGGCGGCGTTGACAAGTGCACCCGTTTCGCGGGAGATCGAGGTGGACGCTGATGTCGTCGAGTGGTTCGACCATTTCAACGAGATCGCGGATACGCGACTTCGCGTGGGCGTACAACATGATGATGACTACCTCTACCTGGCTGTCGTCAGCACGCAACGGGCCACCGTACAGCAGATTGCCCGCGAGGGACTGACCATCTGGTTCGACACGACTGCGGGCAAGCAAACCGGGTACGGTTTACGCTATCCGGTGGGGCCGCCGCCACAGGGAGGTCCTCAAGCTCGCACGGGCCCCGAGCGGGATCCGGGCCTGATCGATCTGTTTTTCGAAGTTGACAAACCCATCCGGAGACCGGTGGCATCGGCCCCGGGACTCCAGGCGCACATGGGCTTTGACTTCGGAGCATTCACCATGGAACTGCGGATTCCCAGGCACGATGTCGGGCCCGACGGATTCCATGTCCATTTGCCGCCCGGATCTACCGTACAGATCGGTTTCGAGACCGTCGGCCAGGACACGGACGGAGACTCGTCGACCGACCGCGGGACGGGCGGACGCGATATGGACGGCGCCAGGGGCAATACGGGCGGCTTCGGAGCCGTAGGGCGGGACTTCGGCGGACGCGGCGCAGGCGGACCCAGCCCGCTCTTTACCGGCGCGATCGAGGCCTGGGTCCGGGTCACGCTGCCTGAATAGAGCCGAGCCTACCGGATGGTCTGGTTCCGGAAGAACTGGACACCACCGGATGCTCCGCCGACGAACAGGTCCATGTCCCCGTCGCCATCTATATCCGCCCATTCCGGCGCGGACAACGCTTGGACGGGAATGTCCAGTGCTCCGAACAGTTCGAAGTCCGGCGCTTGGGGCGTGCCATTGTTCACGAACAACTGCAATCCGTCCAGTTCGGTGCCGATGACCATATCCATGTCACCGTCGCCATCCAGATCCACGAATGACGGGAAAGCCCGACGTCCCATCTTGATGCCCAACCACTCATCGGAGACCAATTCGAATACGGCCTCTTCGGGCGTGCCGATGTTCTGCCAGTAATTCAGGTTACCGGAGGCTTCCCCTGAGACCAGGTCCAGGTCCCCGTCTCCATCCAGGTCAACCAGCGCCGGCGTGGTGTTCTGGCCCCGCGTAAGCGTTACCCATACCGGATCCACTTCCGTGAACGATGGCATGGACGGGCTGCCTTCGTTCCGCCAGTAGGCCATCTCACGGTTCCACTTGCCGATCAGGTAGTCCAGGTCGCCATCGGCATCCAGGTCCGCAATGGCCGGGTTTTGATGGTAGGTTTCTATGTAGTCCTGGGCTTCGCGGAAGACGAATTCAGGGGCCGTGGAGGTGCCGGTGTTCTCGTAATAGAACAGGAGCGACGTGCGCTGGTTGGTCGGTTCGATCTTGTTGCCGACCAGCATGTCCAGATCCCCGTCGCCGTCCAGGTCCGCCAATTTGACAATGCTCTCGCTTCCCACGTCCAGGTCCCGGATGGCCCGGGCCGTACGTACCTCGAATTTCTCAGGTCCCGTCTGCTCGAAATAATAGAAATTCTCCCGGGTGGTCGCGTTCGAATTGAACGCACCGCCCAGAACCCCCATGAACAGATCCAGATCGCCATCCCCGTCGATATCGACCAGGACCGGCGCATTGTATCCGGAAGTGGCTACCGGGTTGTCCAAGGGGAAATTCTGCGGCTCACCGCGGAATGACGGCGCACCACAGGAACCTTGATTCCGGATGAGCAGCAGGCCGGCTTCGAAGAAATCGCCCCACAGCAGGTCCTCGTCCCCGTCCCCGTCCAGATCCCCGAACGTCATGGTGTTGGCTCCATGGAGCGTTGCGTTCTCGCCCACGATCTCGATGTCCTCCCACCGGTCAATGACCATGCGGAAGCGCGGAATCAGGTCGTCATCCATGCCCACGGATTCGTACCGGGTGATGGTCCCGGTAACGCGCCCGATGAAAAGGTCCAGATGCCCGTCGCAATCGATGTCGGTGAGGTGGGGAATATTCTGCCGGTCCGCGAAAATGGGTGTCCCGTCGGCATCCTTCAGCGAATCTTCCGCGACCACGAAGCGGGCCTCTTCCGGGGTGCCTTCGTTCCGCCAGTACTTGACATAGCTGTAGCGGGACTCGGACATGATGTCCATGTCGCCATCCCTGTCCACGTCCAGCATTCGATACCACTCTCCGACGTCCAAGCCGGCATACTCGTCGGTCCGCCAGGTGAACTCGGGCGATGTCGCCGATCCCGTATTTTCAAAATGGATGACGCTACCGGCTTCTTCCTGAACGAACAGGTCCTGATCCCCGTCCCCGTCAATATCCGCGAATTGGGCCCGCGGAACGTTGAACCCACCGCGGAAGGGCATGCTGAGCGGTGCCCCTTCCTCTCCCCGGACCTCGAACGGCGAAACTTCCTGGAGGAAACGGGGCGGGAAGACAGAAGCGTCGTCCTGGATGGTAAGGGAATCGGTCGAACGGCAGCCGGCGAGCAATACCACGCCCCCGGCAACCAACCATGTCAATCGTCTCATTGAATCAGCGTGCATTGATGCCTGTGGCGTAATTCCCGACCTCGATGACCTTCACCACCTCGAACGTTTCCAGGTCGATGACCGTGACCGTACCCGGGTATTCATCCGGGTTCGTCGTTGAAGGCCGGCTGTGGTCCAGGTTATTGTTGCTTACGAAGATGTACCGACCGGCAGGGTCCATGGCCACGGCATGCGGCTCATTGAAGCCTTCGCCGTCGACGGTGCGGGTGACCTCACGGGCCTCCACGTCGATTTCAATGACCGAGTTCGTCTTCTTGCGCGCAACATAGGCATATTTCCCGTCCTTGGAGAAGACCGAGTGCCACGGATCTTCACCCACATCGAACTGCTCTGCAATCGGCAACTCAAAGGCACCGTCCTCGTCCGTGTTGAAGAAGAACATGCGGCCGGACATCTGACCGGGGCTGAGCAGGGTCCCGTCGACCGGCGAAATGGACATGTCCATGAACATGTGGTTGTGCATCTGACCGCCGTCGATGTCCGTGAACGCCAGATCGCCGGAGGCCATGTCGATGGTGACCAGACGATCTTCATCCATGGAGGCCACGAAGACGTGGCCCCCGTCCGGAGAGACCGCAAGCGCATGCGGGCGGGGAACGAACACATCCAGTTCCTCGATCTCCATGGTGTCCCGGTCAATCATTCCGATCCGACGCGGTGGGTTGACCGCGCCCATGGACCGTCCCACGTACAACTTGTCACTCGAGGCGTCCAACTTGACCAATCCGGCCACTTCGAATTCAGCCTGTCCAACGAGTTCATTGTCCCGCGTAAACTTGAGGACCCGATTGGCCCCGATGACCGACACGTACCAAAATGACCCGTCGGGCTCGACGGCCACATCGTGCGGCTTGGAGTTGACATCGAACCCGAAGGGACCCAGATCCACGGTCGTCTCCACTTCGAGCGTGCGGGCGTTGATAACGGTGACCGAGCCACTGCCCTGATTCGTGACGTACACGAAATCATCTTGACTACTCGTTGCGCGGGTGGCATCGGTTTGGGCGCATGCCGGCAGGACAATGAGGGCTGCCAGAAGAATGGCCACAGGGGAAAGGAATCTCATGGTACTCAGGACGTCATGTGGTGTGAAAACGTGCATCCTCTCACGTCAGGCCGATCAATTCGTTCCAGTGTGAACCTTGGATCAACACGTGTCCCATCCCCCGCTTGCATCCTATCTTCGAACAAAACGGAGAACCACATGATTTTGATTACAGGTGCCAACGGCCAGATCGGCGTCGATCTCATGGATGCCCTGGCCGAACAGCATGGCACAGACGCCCTCCTGGCCACCGATGTCCGTCCACCGCTGGCCGATCCCCCTCCGGTCCCGTTCGCCGTGCTGGACGTAACGGACCAGTCCGCCGTGGACCGGATCCTCGATGCGCACGACATCACGTCCATTGTCCACCTGGCGGGCATCCTGTCCGCGACGGGTCAGCAGTATCCGGACCTGTGCTGGGCCGTGAATGTCACCGGCCTGAGGAACATGCTCAATGCGGCACGCAGCCGCGACCTTCCCCTTTTCTGGCCCTCCTCCATCGCCTCGTTCGGCACCACGACACCGCGGGAACGGACCCCGCAACACACCATCACCGAGCCGGACACCATGTATGGCGTCACCAAGGTGACCGGAGAACTGCTGTCCCAATTCTATGCCACGTACTACAATGTGGATGTCCGCAGCGTGCGGTTTCCCGGCGTGGTCAGCCACGCGGCCCCTCCCGGTGGCGGCACGACCGACTGGGCCGTGGCCATGTTCTTCGATGCCATCTCGCAGGGCGCCTACCGGTGCTTTGTGGGCCCGGAAACCCGCATGCCCATGATGTACATGCCGGACGCCGTCAAGTCCGTCCTGGACCTGATTTCGGCCGACTCCGCGAGCCTGACGGTGCGCACGAGCTACAACATCGCCGCCATCAGCTTCACCCCCGCCGAATTGGCGGATGCCATCCGGCAATGGCTGCCCGATTTCACGTGCACGTACGAACCGGACTACCGGCAGCAGATTGCCGATTCATGGCCGACCTCCATCGATGACTCCGAGGCTCGCCGAGACTGGAACTGGCAACCCGAATACGACCTTTCGGCCATGACCCACGACATGCTCGTGAACGTCGCGCGGCGCCTGGGTCATCGAACCCTCGAAAAGCGACTGCTGGGCGCTTAATTTCCCTCCAGCCTTTTCCGACTTCTTTCACCGAGCCCGCAACCAGCCCCCGTCCATCATGTTCGACTCTGCCCGACCCCAGATCCAGGCCATCCTCGATGACATCCGTGCTTCCGGTCTGTACAAGGAAGAGCGCGTCATCACGTCCCAGCAGGCCGCGGAAATCCACGTGTCCACGGGTGAGGATGTACTCAACTTCTGCGCCAACAATTACCTCGGCCTGGCCAACCACCCTGCCCTGATAGCAGCCGCGAAAGAAGGGCTGGACCACTATGGGTTCGGACTGTCGTCCGTCCGCTTCATCTGCGGCACGCAGGATGTCCACAAGGACCTGGAGCGCAGGATCGCTGAATTCCATGGTACGGAGGATACGATCCTCTACGCGGCCTGCTTCGATGCCAACGGCGGCGTCTTCGAGCCGCTCCTGGATGCCGAATGCGCCGTCATTTCGGATGCGCTCAACCATGCCTCCATCATTGACGGCGTCCGGTTGTGCAAGGCGGCACGGTATCGCTACGCGCACGGCGACATGGCCGACCTGGAACGGTGCCTGAAGGAAAGCGAGGGAGCCAAACGCCGGATTATTGTGACCGACGGCGTATTCAGCATGGACGGTGCCGTGGCCAAGCTGGACGAGATCTGCGACCTGGCAGACCGGTACGGTGCCATGGTGATGGTCGACGAGTGCCATGCCACCGGTTTCTTCGGACCTACCGGCCGGGGTGCGATCGAGCACTGCGGCGTCATGGGCCGTGTGGACATCATTACCAGTACGCTTGGAAAGGCACTCGGTGGTGCCATGGGCGGATTCACGACGGGGCGCAAGGAGATCGTGGAGCTGCTCCGGCAGCATTCGCGTCCCTACCTGTTTTCCAACTCCCTTGCTCCGGTCATTGCCCACACCAGCATCAAGGTGCTGGACATGCTGACGGAAACCACCCAGTTGCGAGACCGGCTGGAAGCCAACACGGCCCGGTTCCGCTCCGCCATGACGGACGCAGGGTTCGACATCAAGCCGGGCGTCCACCCCATCGTGCCCATCATGCTGTATGATGCGCGCCTGGCCCAGGACATGGCCAGCGAATTGCTGCAGGAAGGCATTTACGTCATCGGATTCAGCTATCCGGTCGTGCCCAAGGGCCAGGCGCGTATCCGCGTCCAGATTTCGGCAGCCCATTCGGATGCCCACCTGGACCAATGCGTGGCCGCATTCGTCAAGATCGGTCGCAAGCACGGCGTGATATCCTGAGCGCCTGACGGCCGTTTCATGACGACTGCAGCCCATGAAAAGTAAAGGGGCGGGGCGCTTTCAGCGCCCCGCCCCTTCTTCTTTCAGTAAGAATCTGCTCTGCAAGCAGGTCCTTCGGTTACTTCATCAGGACCAGCGTACGGGTCTGGTTGAAGGATCCCGCATCCATCCGGTACAGATACATGCCGCTCGGCATGGCGCGTCCGGCTGCATCCCTCGAATCCCACTGGACCGAGTACTGACCGGGGGCCATCTGTCCGCTGACCAGCGTGCGTACCTGCTGGCCCAGCATGTTGTAGATCGTGATGTTCACGTTCGCGGCTTCAGCCACGTTGAACTGGATGGTCGTCGTCGGATTGAACGGGTTCGGATAGTTCTGGCCGAGCATGAACGCATCGGGCAGCACTTCCTGTGCCGGTTCATCCAGATCGGACTTCGGATCGTCCACACCATCAACGTCTCCGTCGACCGCCGTTTCATCGTCGGTCGGCTTCGCGTTTCCGTTGTCAATCACATCATCGGGCTCTTCGATTCCGGTGCTCATGGCGGACGCCGAGAACACACCCACGTCGGAGAACGCGGAGATGACCCCGTTGCCGCTGGAGCGGACCTGCCAGAAGTACATGCCTGGCTCGAGGCCATCCGGACGATAGTACGCGTTGGCCACACCCTCGAACACCGTCGGATTCGACATGTCCGGGGACGTGCTCAGGTACAGATCGTACGTCACCCCTTCACCGGCTGCAACGGGCAGGATCCAGCTGATGGTCGGCGACAGCGTACCAACGCGAACACCACCCACCGGGCTGCCCACGCGCGGCTGCACAGCGACGGCACCGGCATCGACGACAAAGCTTTCTGCTGCCGAGTAGGTCCCGAATGTGGCTCCACCGTCATTGGAGACGGCCACGCGCCACCAGTACGTATGACCCGGAATCAGATCGTTGACGGCCAGGAACTGGTCTGTCGTGACCTGGGTCTGCGTGACCGTACCGATATTGATGAAGTTCTGTGTGTAGCTCCACTGGACGCGATAGGCGTTCGGACCCAGCGTGGACCCGTTCACATACCAGTTGAACACGGCCTGGTCATCGGACAGGATGAGTCCACCGACCGGGTACGTCAGAACAGCGTTCAGCGTGCTCAAAAGACCCGTGACCGTGAAGGAGCCCTGGGACTGCGGATTCGTCCAATCTGATTGTCCACCACCCGTGTAGTTGGCACGGACGCGCCAATGGACGACATCACCGTACGACAGCCCCGTGATGGTGTACTGGGTGTTGGTCAATCCCGTGACCGTGGTGCAGTTTGTGGTGAAACCGGAATCGTCACAGTACTGGACATCGTACGTGGACACACCCAGGGCCGGGCCGTTCAGGTACCAGGTCAGCGGCTGGGTCAGGGAGTAGGTCGTCGGATTGCCGATCGGCCAGCTGGCAACCGGGAACGCATCGTCCTCACCACCCACGACATGGAAGGTCTCCACGACGGAGTCCAGATCGGGCGTGATGCCATTGGACGACGTCACGCACCAGGCGTAGTCGCTGCCCGGCAGCAAGCCCGTTACCTGGGTCTGCGTGACCGAAACGGTCGGCAGCGACACCGCACCCGGGGCCACCTTCAGGGCTGCACAGCTCGCTGGAACCGCGCCACCCGTGTAGTCCAGGTACCACACCGTATAGTCCAGACCACCGAACTTGGTGCCCGTGAACCAGTGCAGCGTCGGCGCCGTGGTATAGATTTCCAGGCCATCCACAGGATAGCTCGGGGTCACCGCGACGTTCGTTCCCACACCCTGCGTGGTAAACTCTTCGTAACCGGACCATGCGGACTGCTGTGCGCCAAGGTTGCTCCGGACGCGCCATACATACGTCACACCGGGATCGAGTCCCCCGCAGAACGTATCGGTATCGAACTGGAGTCCCGTCAGACCGGTGGTCGAACAGACCGTTGGACCGGTCGGAACCGGAACGGCCGGCGTGCTCGTGCCATCCGCCAGATAGACTTCGACGTCGAAGGTCAGGTTGTTGAACGGACCACCGGTGTACCAGGACAGCACCGGATCGTTCACGTATACGATGTGACCGTCAACCGGATAGCTCTGGATGGGCACAACGGCGCGTACCACCGTCTGGAACTCGGCGAGTTCAGACAGACCGACCATGCGATCCGTCTCATCCAGGTCATGGATTTCCTGCGGCACCCAACCGGTGGGAGGCACCGGCCACATGGTCGCTACACGCCACGTGTAGGTCGAGCCATACAGAATGGGGGTCGGAAGGTTGTTCGAGGAGAACATGGTCACCTCGGTGAAACCATCGGCGGCATTGGTGTTGTCATCGTTCTCGATGTCCCCACCCATGATGGCCGGCGTGGCTCCATCGAACGACAGCTTGTCGTTCAGGTCCAGGTCCATGCGCCAGTACAGATCGTGTGACGTGGCGTGGGCCACATCCCAAGAGAAGTTGAAGATGTCCGTGTTGTGGAGCGTCAAACCATCGGCCGGATAGTTCAGCGTCGGCTGCAGCTCGTCGATCGTACGGAACGTGGCCGTCTGGCAGAACACGGCGCCGGACAACATGTCGGCCGTCAGTCCCCAGTAATACTGGGTATCGTTCAGGAGCACAATGCCCGCATCCCGATCGGCATCCGTGATGAAGTGGTCTTCATTCAGTCCCGTGGCAATAAGGGGTGTTACACCGTCTTCCTTGAGCGTCGTCGTGAAGACGGGTGCCGACAGGTCACTGTTCAGCGACACTTCAAGAAGCAGCGTGGTCAGCGACGACGGGTGCGGTCCGGCCGGCCAGTTCTCGATGTCCCAGTTGAAGTACGGCTCGATCGAGATTCCCGTTTCCGTGTTCAGCGGATACATCCAGTCACCCTCGTAGGTGCTGCCGAGGTAGGCATTCGGATCGGAGAAGCGCAGGTCCACGATCTCCATGCCGGTGTAGGTCACGTCCTGCTCACCGGAGTCGAAGGAGTAGACCCCATCGGTATTGTTCGTTTCGACGAGGGTGACCTTGTCTCCCAGGCCGAGCGAGCCGGTATTCAACGTGAACCGGTCTCCGGGCGTGAGTGTGGTCGGCGCCTGGCCGTTCACCGTGATGGCATACTCCACCGTGGGCTCGACGTCGAAGATGTCGCTGCCCGAACCGCCGTTGATGACCACCGTGTCGAGACCGCCGAACGCGAACGTCGTGATTTCACTGGAAGCCACGGAGGAAATCTGGCTGTGCGTCAGGGAGAAATCGACATTCAACGTGATGTCGTCATCCGTAGCCGGGAACGTGAACGTCCGTGTGGTACCGGTCAGGTTGTCCATGATGGGCTCGAGACCGGTGTAGGTCATGAGGTTGCCATTTACGGTCACCGTTCCGTCATTCGCGTTGGCGTAGACGTGATCGATGGTCACGATGCCCGGACCGTCGTCCAGGATGAGGTCGTCGGAGTTCGTTCCACCGGCACCGCCGTTGTACGTCAGGTTCGGACCAGCGAGCGGATCGCCTGCCGACCAGTCCACCGTCAACGTGTCGTCGTCGTCACCGCCATTGATGACCACCGCGTTGTTCACGTTGGCATCGAGGAGACCGAAGGCAAAGGTGTCGTTTCCGGCCAGACCGTTGAAGGTCGTGGTGGTACCTGCGCGACGGTAATCCATCGTAAGCGTGCCATCGGTGGTCCGGGATTGGTTGTCAGCCGCATCACCGTCGTCGCTGATGACCACGGCGTCGGGACCGGCCGAGAAGTTGAACACCTTGTTCGTGGCACCCAAATCGTCCTCGTTAACCGGAGAGTTCAGGTACGTGAAGTCATTGCCGCCGTCAATGTCGACCGTGGACGCAGCGAAATCATGCGTGATGGTCATGAAGCCGGAGCCGTTGTCCAGAAGGAAAGAGTTGGTTCCGGTACCGCCGTCCCAATCCACCGTACCGGCCGCCACGGGAATCCCGTTCAGGAAATCGACCAGCAGGTCGTCGTCGTCGGCTCCGCCCAGGATGGACGTAGCGTGTGCCGCCGCCGAGTCGAACGCCTGGAGCGTCAAGGTGTCGTTGCCCCCGCGAGCATCCACCGTGAGCGTCGGCGTCCCACCGGTCGGGTTGTTGAAGGTTACGTCGGTGTTGCCGTCGCTGATGAAGCTCTCGCCGTCACCGGCATCGCCGTCGTCGCCGATGGTACCCGTGTCCGCACCGGCCGTGAAGAAGTACGTGCGATCCTCGACCGTCAGGTCGTCGTCCACGTTCTCCGTGTTCGAATACGTGATGATGTTGGGCAGACCGACGTCAATCGTACCGGCTTCGAAGTCATGGGTTACGGCCGTGTACGAATTGTTCGACAGGTTCAGGTCGTCCGATGCACCCGGTCCACCGTCAAAGGACAAGGGGCCGGTAGCCAGCGGGCCATCGCTGGCCATGTCCACGTTGAGTTCGTCATTGCCCGTTCCGCCCAGGATGTCGATGTTCGAGCCCGTGAATGCCGAATCCAGGACATCAATGTTGATGGTATCGTTGCCACCACCTGCGTCGATGTTCAAGTCCGTCGTCGCGGCGACATTCACGAGGATGGGAGTTCCGTCATCGGAATCGACCAGGATCACGTCGTCGCCGACGCCACCACCTTCCGTGATATCGATGATTTCATCGTTGCCCGTGCCGTTGAAGAGACGGGTGACCGCCGGTACGTCGTCGACTACGTCTTCGAGGTTGCTGTACGTGATCGTGCCATCGTCGACGTCAATCGTCCCTGCGCCCGGCCCTGTGAACGTGTGCGTCACGGGGTCGTTGTTGACGTTGTCGGTCACGGTCAGGTCGTCGGTCCCGCCGACGCCGCCGTCCACCGCTACACCACCGGCCGGAATCGGATCGCCGTTGGTCAGGTCAATGACGAAATTGTCATTCGCTGCAGGGTCACCTGTCAAGGAAAGGGACGTGACATCGGCCAGCGGGGCCTGGAAAATCGGGTTGCCGTTGAAGTCGACCTGGATGTCCGTACCACCGGTCAGGGTCGTTGTGGTCGTACCACCTCCCGGAGGAACCGTGA
The Rhodothermales bacterium genome window above contains:
- a CDS encoding FlgD immunoglobulin-like domain containing protein, with the translated sequence MNYRYNTLRTRFSTFAWTFSLLLVGLASPALAQDVGNAGFDNTASIGDGSIINTLGLTYNPVPDGVTQVSPVVANGTLFLEVETKAAGRLSVWPDTQDNATFTDNAQQIFLIPGAGTHQISVTGVGVANPAPGRWFRFIFEVGTVTVADPNTNYGAPAVAQGEIEDYQFEVLGAGGPISFTVPPGGGTTTTTLTGGTDIQVDFNGNPIFQAPLADVTSLSLTGDPAANDNFVIDLTNGDPIPAGGVAVDGGVGGTDDLTVTDNVNNDPVTHTFTGPGAGTIDVDDGTITYSNLEDVVDDVPAVTRLFNGTGNDEIIDITEGGGVGDDVILVDSDDGTPILVNVAATTDLNIDAGGGNDTINIDVLDSAFTGSNIDILGGTGNDELNVDMASDGPLATGPLSFDGGPGASDDLNLSNNSYTAVTHDFEAGTIDVGLPNIITYSNTENVDDDLTVEDRTYFFTAGADTGTIGDDGDAGDGESFISDGNTDVTFNNPTGGTPTLTVDARGGNDTLTLQAFDSAAAHATSILGGADDDDLLVDFLNGIPVAAGTVDWDGGTGTNSFLLDNGSGFMTITHDFAASTVDIDGGNDFTYLNSPVNEDDLGATNKVFNFSAGPDAVVISDDGDAADNQSRTTDGTLTMDYRRAGTTTTFNGLAGNDTFAFGLLDANVNNAVVINGGDDDDTLTVDWSAGDPLAGPNLTYNGGAGGTNSDDLILDDGPGIVTIDHVYANANDGTVTVNGNLMTYTGLEPIMDNLTGTTRTFTFPATDDDITLNVDFSLTHSQISSVASSEITTFAFGGLDTVVINGGSGSDIFDVEPTVEYAITVNGQAPTTLTPGDRFTLNTGSLGLGDKVTLVETNNTDGVYSFDSGEQDVTYTGMEIVDLRFSDPNAYLGSTYEGDWMYPLNTETGISIEPYFNWDIENWPAGPHPSSLTTLLLEVSLNSDLSAPVFTTTLKEDGVTPLIATGLNEDHFITDADRDAGIVLLNDTQYYWGLTADMLSGAVFCQTATFRTIDELQPTLNYPADGLTLHNTDIFNFSWDVAHATSHDLYWRMDLDLNDKLSFDGATPAIMGGDIENDDNTNAADGFTEVTMFSSNNLPTPILYGSTYTWRVATMWPVPPTGWVPQEIHDLDETDRMVGLSELAEFQTVVRAVVPIQSYPVDGHIVYVNDPVLSWYTGGPFNNLTFDVEVYLADGTSTPAVPVPTGPTVCSTTGLTGLQFDTDTFCGGLDPGVTYVWRVRSNLGAQQSAWSGYEEFTTQGVGTNVAVTPSYPVDGLEIYTTAPTLHWFTGTKFGGLDYTVWYLDYTGGAVPASCAALKVAPGAVSLPTVSVTQTQVTGLLPGSDYAWCVTSSNGITPDLDSVVETFHVVGGEDDAFPVASWPIGNPTTYSLTQPLTWYLNGPALGVSTYDVQYCDDSGFTTNCTTVTGLTNTQYTITGLSYGDVVHWRVRANYTGGGQSDWTNPQSQGSFTVTGLLSTLNAVLTYPVGGLILSDDQAVFNWYVNGSTLGPNAYRVQWSYTQNFINIGTVTQTQVTTDQFLAVNDLIPGHTYWWRVAVSNDGGATFGTYSAAESFVVDAGAVAVQPRVGSPVGGVRVGTLSPTISWILPVAAGEGVTYDLYLSTSPDMSNPTVFEGVANAYYRPDGLEPGMYFWQVRSSGNGVISAFSDVGVFSASAMSTGIEEPDDVIDNGNAKPTDDETAVDGDVDGVDDPKSDLDEPAQEVLPDAFMLGQNYPNPFNPTTTIQFNVAEAANVNITIYNMLGQQVRTLVSGQMAPGQYSVQWDSRDAAGRAMPSGMYLYRMDAGSFNQTRTLVLMK